The genomic window TTGAACACCTTACCGAACCGGCCAAGACATTAGAGATAATGTCGAATATTATTAAGCCAAACGGAGTAGTGGTTATGTCGTTTCCAAACATAGATAGCTTTCAAAGCAGATTTTTTAAAGGAGACTGGCTTCATTTAGATCCTCCTCGGCATCTGTTTTTCTTTAGACCAAAACTGTTTAAAGCCATAATGAAAGCACATGGTTTTGAATTAGTTAGAGAAAGATATTTTTCAATTGAATATAATCCATTTGGTTTTCAGCAGAGCTTGCTAAACAAACTTTTTAAGAAAAGGGAAGTATTATACGAGTCCTTAAAAGGGAATAAGGAATATGTGAAAGAGTATTCGTCGTTGAACTTATTATTGCAAAATTTGTTTTTTAAACTTTCCGCTCCACTATTTATATTGATGGATGCAGTGGATTCTTTGTTCAGCAAAGGAGCTACTGTTGAGTTCGTTTTTAGAAAAAAGGGATAATTTTATTGTAAGCATCAACCAACAATTAATTTGAAGGCAGTATTTCTTTATTCTGAGTTAGCCGGTTATTCTTTAGCTTGTTTTAAAGCCTTTTGCGAACAGGGTAATGAACTTCTCATATACCGCTGGCCCATAAATTCGGAGGCGCCTTTCGTTTTTGATTCTATTGCGAACTGTGAAATAAAAGACAGATCTGGTGTATCTGTTGAGGCAATAAAAGAAGAAATAGAATCTTTTGGAGCCGATGTAATAGTTACCAGCGGTTGGCTTGATAAAGATTATTTGGAGATTACCAAAAGCTTCAAGGGAAAGATCCCAACAGTTCTTATAATTGATAACCATTGGGAGGGAAACCTCCGACAACGTTTTGCGTCGTTGATTTCTCCTATTTACCTCAAGAGAATATTTTCGCATGCATGGGTCCCAGGAAAACTACAGAAAGTGTTTGCGGAGAAGTTAGGCTTCGGTGGGAAGATAAGTGAGGGGTTTTATAGCGCCGATGTCGATCTGTTCGAGAAGATTGGGGAAAGAAGTACAGAGGCGAAACAGAAGTCTTATCCGAAGCGCATCTTATACGTTGGAAGGTATACACAACATAAAGGCATTTTTGAGCTTTGGGAAGCATTTAAGAGTGTTACAAATTCGTTTCCCGATTGGGAGTTGTGGTGTGTTGGTACAGGAGATGCCT from Flavobacteriales bacterium includes these protein-coding regions:
- a CDS encoding glycosyltransferase, whose protein sequence is MKAVFLYSELAGYSLACFKAFCEQGNELLIYRWPINSEAPFVFDSIANCEIKDRSGVSVEAIKEEIESFGADVIVTSGWLDKDYLEITKSFKGKIPTVLIIDNHWEGNLRQRFASLISPIYLKRIFSHAWVPGKLQKVFAEKLGFGGKISEGFYSADVDLFEKIGERSTEAKQKSYPKRILYVGRYTQHKGIFELWEAFKSVTNSFPDWELWCVGTGDAYEQRVIHNKIKHFGFLQPNEMHDIIDQSGAFIQP